The region TCACAGCCAGGGAACAGCCGCCCGCGAGTGCGGGCCGGGCGACGTGGTGCGCCACCACAGCAACCAGCCTCACGCTATCGATATGGTTCCTGGCCCTTTGCTCGCCCTGGCAATCTGGCGAGGCCCGAATCTCAATAGGAAATCGGACCTGCCGCCGGCAAGGCCGGCCGGGTGAAGTTCCCTATTTGATGATCAAAACCGGGCATTTCGCCATCGTTTCGACGCGATGCGAAACGCCGCCCCGCAGCATGCCTTCGATGTCACCCATGCCCCGCGCCCCGATGACGATCATGTCCGCCTTATAGGACTGGGCCCGAGCTACGATGGACCGCGCGATCGAGCCTTCCTCGGATTCGATCTCGACATCTTTCACGCCGGCCTTGCGGGCGATGTCCAAGGCGCCGGCCAAAAGGTACTGGGCACCCTTCTTGAGCAAATCCGCGTCAATCGTCGCCATGTGTTCGGCCTTGGCGAATTTTTTCAGGCTTTCCGGCAACTGATAGGGCTTGACGACGTGAAAAAGCAGCACCTTGGCGTCCAGTCCCTTGGCCACGGTGGCGCCGAATTCAACGCATTTCAGTGAGTGCCTGGAGCCATCCACGGCAATCAGGATTTTCCCGATCATGATATCAAATCCCTGCTAGCTAGCGAATTGACTTAATGCGGTTTTGCGGCTTTGTCGCCATCGGGGGCGGCCTTTTCAAAGCCATGCAGGATCTGCTGAGGTGTCTGCTCGGCTTCAAGCAACTCATCCAAGGTGCGGTGACACGAAATGAAGTGTTCCGGCGATGGCTCCCGCACCGGAGCGGTATCCCCCTCGCAGATGCCTTCAGTGGCCACCGGACAGCGATTATAGAACGGACATCCCCGATCGGTGATTTCAACGCCGCGAGCGATGCCGATGGCCATTTCGCGTTTTTGCATGGTGTCTTCAAGCCAGCCGATCCGCATCTCCGGCACGGAACTTATCAACAGGCGCGTGTAGGGGTGGAACGGCGGCGTCAGCACCTCGTCAACCGGACCCTGCTCAACCACGCGCCCGGCATAGAGAACGACGATTTCGTCGGCGAACGAGGCCACGGTCGAAAGGTCGTGGCTGATGAACACGAACGACACGCCGGTCTTATCACGCAGGCGCTTGA is a window of Alphaproteobacteria bacterium DNA encoding:
- a CDS encoding universal stress protein: MIGKILIAVDGSRHSLKCVEFGATVAKGLDAKVLLFHVVKPYQLPESLKKFAKAEHMATIDADLLKKGAQYLLAGALDIARKAGVKDVEIESEEGSIARSIVARAQSYKADMIVIGARGMGDIEGMLRGGVSHRVETMAKCPVLIIK